A single genomic interval of Oncorhynchus mykiss isolate Arlee chromosome 13, USDA_OmykA_1.1, whole genome shotgun sequence harbors:
- the tmem100a gene encoding transmembrane protein 100 gives MLDPAMPEEPSKDPMTVPAAPERAVMEKANINDHTPTVTIIAIPLVTEIQLNAATGGAELSCYRCTVPFGVVILIAGIVVTSVAYSFNSHGSTISYFGLVLLSAGLVLLALSAVCWKMRLERKKERRRESQTALVANQRSIFA, from the coding sequence ATGCTGGATCCTGCGATGCCAGAGGAACCCAGCAAAGACCCCATGACAGTGCCAGCAGCCCCAGAAAGAGCTGTCATGGAGAAGGCCAACATCAATGACCACACTCCGACTGTGACTATAATAGCTATCCCTTTGGTCACTGAAATCCAACTGAACGCGGCAACAGGTGGTGCAGAACTCTCCTGCTATCGCTGCACAGTGCCGTTTGGTGTGGTCATTCTCATTGCCGGTATTGTGGTCACTTCTGTGGCCTACAGCTTCAACTCACATGGGTCCACCATCTCTTACTTTGGGCTGGTGCTACTATCTGCTGGACTGGTGCTATTGGCGCTAAGTGCGGTATGCTGGAAGATGAGacttgagagaaagaaggagaggcgGAGGGAAAGCCAAACTGCATTGGTCGCAAACCAGAGGAGCATCTTTGCATGA
- the LOC110486595 gene encoding monocyte to macrophage differentiation factor isoform X1 yields the protein MFFLNLFLHLFFRLYFSLVARTMLGLDLQKTSLRRFMNRRASANCRYQPTCYEHAANCYTHALLIVPAIVGMALLHRLSDDRWEKITAWVYGMGLCALFLVSTVFHIITWKKSHMRSVEHCFHMCDRVVIYFFIAASYTPWLNLRELGPLAVHMRWFVWLMAAAGTIYVFNYHEKYKVVELAFYLTMGFFPALVVTSMNNTDGLYELACGGLIYCLGVIFFKSDGVIPFAHAIWHVFVALAAAVHYYAIWKYLYRSPPANTIRDA from the exons atgttttttttaaatctgtttctacatttattttttagattGTATTTTTCCCTGGTGGCCAGGACAATGCTAGGATTGGACCTGCAGAAGACCAGTCTGAGACG GTTCATGAACAGGCGGGCCAGTGCTAACTGCCGCTACCAGCCCACCTGCTATGAGCATGCTGCAAACTGCTATACTCACGCG CTACTCATCGTACCAGCCATTGTGGGCATGGCCCTGCTGCACCGTCTCTCAGACGACCGCTGGGAGAAGATCACAGCCTGGGTGTACGGCATGGGCCTGTGTGCCCTCTTCCTGGTCTCCACTGTGTTCCACATCATCACCTGGAAGAAGAGCCACATGAG GTCTGTGGAGCACTGCTTTCATATGTGTGATAGAGTGGTCATCTATTTCTTCATCGCTGCCTCCTACACACCATG GTTGAATCTTCGTGAGCTTGGCCCACTCGCAGTTCACATGCGTTGGTTTGTATGGCTAATGGCTGCGGCAGGAACGATATACGTCTTCAACTACCACGAAAA GTATAAAGTTGTTGAGCTCGCCTTCTATTTGACTATGGGTTTTTTCCCTGCGTTGGTTGTGACATCAATG AACAACACGGATGGACTGTACGAGTTGGCCTGTGGGGGACTCATCTATTGCCTGGGCGTGATCTTCTTCAAGTCGGACGGGGTCATCCCGTTTGCCCATGCCATCTGGCACGTGTTTGTGGCGCTGGCTGCAGCCGTGCACTACTACGCTATCTGGAAGTACCTCTACAGGAGTCCCCCTGCTAATACTATTCGGGACGCCTGA
- the LOC110486595 gene encoding monocyte to macrophage differentiation factor isoform X3, producing the protein MALLHRLSDDRWEKITAWVYGMGLCALFLVSTVFHIITWKKSHMRSVEHCFHMCDRVVIYFFIAASYTPWLNLRELGPLAVHMRWFVWLMAAAGTIYVFNYHEKYKVVELAFYLTMGFFPALVVTSMNNTDGLYELACGGLIYCLGVIFFKSDGVIPFAHAIWHVFVALAAAVHYYAIWKYLYRSPPANTIRDA; encoded by the exons ATGGCCCTGCTGCACCGTCTCTCAGACGACCGCTGGGAGAAGATCACAGCCTGGGTGTACGGCATGGGCCTGTGTGCCCTCTTCCTGGTCTCCACTGTGTTCCACATCATCACCTGGAAGAAGAGCCACATGAG GTCTGTGGAGCACTGCTTTCATATGTGTGATAGAGTGGTCATCTATTTCTTCATCGCTGCCTCCTACACACCATG GTTGAATCTTCGTGAGCTTGGCCCACTCGCAGTTCACATGCGTTGGTTTGTATGGCTAATGGCTGCGGCAGGAACGATATACGTCTTCAACTACCACGAAAA GTATAAAGTTGTTGAGCTCGCCTTCTATTTGACTATGGGTTTTTTCCCTGCGTTGGTTGTGACATCAATG AACAACACGGATGGACTGTACGAGTTGGCCTGTGGGGGACTCATCTATTGCCTGGGCGTGATCTTCTTCAAGTCGGACGGGGTCATCCCGTTTGCCCATGCCATCTGGCACGTGTTTGTGGCGCTGGCTGCAGCCGTGCACTACTACGCTATCTGGAAGTACCTCTACAGGAGTCCCCCTGCTAATACTATTCGGGACGCCTGA
- the LOC110486594 gene encoding phosphatidylcholine transfer protein, with the protein MGVKIYRLYDKETGLYEYKVFGVLVTCTPELCADVYMDLPYRKQWDGYVKELHEKDYDGHSAIYWEVKYPFPLSNRDYVYVRERRDVDVDSRKIWVVLAKSSPQSPLPEKSGVQRVNDYKQTVAMESDGACGAKVFMNYFDNPGGNIPTWLVNWAAKSGVPAFLTDMQKACGNYSNYCQKNKK; encoded by the exons ATGGGTGTCAAAATTTACCGGCTGTATGACAAG GAAACTGGACTTTATGAGTACAAAGTCTTTGGAGTGCTTGTCACCTGCACTCCAGAACTGTGTGCTGATGTCTACATGGACTTGCCCTATCGGAAACAATGGGATGGATATGTCAAAG AGCTGCATGAGAAGGACTATGATGGTCATTCAGCAATCTACTGGGAGGTGAAATACCCTTTTCCTCTGTCAAACAGAGAC TACGTGTACGTCAGGGAGCGGAGGGACGTTGACGTGGACAGCAGGAAGATCTGGGTGGTCCTGGCTAAGAGCTCCCCACAGTCCCCTTTACCAGAGAAGAGTGGGGTGCAGCGAGTGAATGACTACAAGCAGACTGTGGCCATGGAGAGTGATGGTGCCTGTGGCGCTAAAG TCTTCATGAATTACTTTGATAACCCTGGTGGTAATATTCCAACCTGGCTTGTGAACTGGGCAGCCAAG AGCGGAGTGCCTGCCTTCCTTACAGACATGCAGAAGGCCTGTGGCAATTACTCAAACTACTGCCAGAAGAACAAGAAATGA
- the LOC110486595 gene encoding monocyte to macrophage differentiation factor isoform X2 — protein sequence MKRVNSLQRFMNRRASANCRYQPTCYEHAANCYTHALLIVPAIVGMALLHRLSDDRWEKITAWVYGMGLCALFLVSTVFHIITWKKSHMRSVEHCFHMCDRVVIYFFIAASYTPWLNLRELGPLAVHMRWFVWLMAAAGTIYVFNYHEKYKVVELAFYLTMGFFPALVVTSMNNTDGLYELACGGLIYCLGVIFFKSDGVIPFAHAIWHVFVALAAAVHYYAIWKYLYRSPPANTIRDA from the exons ATGAAGAGAGTGAACAGCCTTCAAAG GTTCATGAACAGGCGGGCCAGTGCTAACTGCCGCTACCAGCCCACCTGCTATGAGCATGCTGCAAACTGCTATACTCACGCG CTACTCATCGTACCAGCCATTGTGGGCATGGCCCTGCTGCACCGTCTCTCAGACGACCGCTGGGAGAAGATCACAGCCTGGGTGTACGGCATGGGCCTGTGTGCCCTCTTCCTGGTCTCCACTGTGTTCCACATCATCACCTGGAAGAAGAGCCACATGAG GTCTGTGGAGCACTGCTTTCATATGTGTGATAGAGTGGTCATCTATTTCTTCATCGCTGCCTCCTACACACCATG GTTGAATCTTCGTGAGCTTGGCCCACTCGCAGTTCACATGCGTTGGTTTGTATGGCTAATGGCTGCGGCAGGAACGATATACGTCTTCAACTACCACGAAAA GTATAAAGTTGTTGAGCTCGCCTTCTATTTGACTATGGGTTTTTTCCCTGCGTTGGTTGTGACATCAATG AACAACACGGATGGACTGTACGAGTTGGCCTGTGGGGGACTCATCTATTGCCTGGGCGTGATCTTCTTCAAGTCGGACGGGGTCATCCCGTTTGCCCATGCCATCTGGCACGTGTTTGTGGCGCTGGCTGCAGCCGTGCACTACTACGCTATCTGGAAGTACCTCTACAGGAGTCCCCCTGCTAATACTATTCGGGACGCCTGA